AGCACCTGCCACGGCTCGCCCGCGTCGGGGAACCGCTCGGGGTCGGCCGCTGCCTCGAACGCGGCCACACCGACCTCGTGGCAGCGGATGTGGTCGGGGTGGGGGTAGCCGCCGCGCTCGTCGTACGTCGTCATCACGTGGGGGCGGAAGGACCGGATGAAGCGGACCAGCCGCTCGGTGGCCTCCTCGAGCGGCACCAGGGCGAAGCAGCCCTCGGGCAGCGGCGGCTTGGGGTCGCCCTCGGGCCAGCCGGAGTCGACGAACCCCAGCCAGTCCTGGCGCACGCCGAGGATGTCGCGGGCGCGCTCCATCTCCTGCCGCCGGATCTCGGTGATGTTGGCCAGCACGTCGGGCCGGTCCATCTTGGGGTTGAGGATCGAGCCGCGCTCACCGCCGGTGCAGGTGACAACGTGGACGTCGACCCCCTCGGCGACGTACTTGGCCGTGGACGCGGCGCCCTTGCTCGACTCGTCGTCGGGGTGGGCGTGCACGTGCATCAGCCGGTAGCCCGCGCGGGGCGGGGTGGTCCGGGAGTCCTGCGCCATGTCGGCCATCCTAGGAGCGGCCTAGGATCGACTCGTGACCACCACGGACCTGGCTGCGCGCTACGGCGCTCCTGCCCCCTGGCGCACCCGCGTCCTGCTGGGCGCGATCGCCGTCGTGGTGCTGGGTTTCGGCGGCTGGCTCGGCTGGGCGACCCTCCTGCAGGCCAACCCCGACGTCGCCTCCGGCGACCTCACCTTCACCATCGTCGACGACGGTACGGCGGTCGCCCGGTTCACCGTCGACCTGAGCGACGACACCGTCGAGGCGACCTGCACGGTCAAGGCCTACGCCGAGGACCACTCGCTGGTCGGGTCCGCCTCCTTCCGGCCCGAGCCCGGCCCGGGCGACGTGGTCGAGCAGGTGGTGCGGACCGAGCGGCGGGCGACCTCGGTCGAGCTCGTGGGCTGCACCGCCCCCGGGCAGAACCGCCCGCGCTGACCAGTCGTCCCAGTCGTCGTCGGCCGGCTTGATAGGGTCGACCATTCGGCTGCCGCAGTGAGCAGGCCGCCGCGCGTGATCACCCGCACAGCACATGTCGCCATCGTCGAGCACCACACAGGAGCACCCATGTCCCAGTCGACCGAGCAGAGCAGCACCATCTGGCTGACCGCTGGCGCCCACGAGAAGCTCAAGGCCGAGCTCGACCACCTCAAGGGTCCGGTGCGCGAGGAGATCGTCACCCGCATCAGCGAGGCCCGCGACGAGGGCGACCTGAAGGAGAACGGCGGCTACCACGCCGCCCGCGAGGAGCAGGGCAAGAACGAGGGCACCATCCGCCAGCTCGAGGCCGTCCTGCTCAAGGCCGTCTCCGACCAGCCCGCCGACGACGACGTCGTGGCCGTCGGCAAGGTCGTGACCTACAAGTTCGAGGGCGACGACGACGACGAGGCCGAGACGTTCCTGCTCGGCGCCCGCGAGAACGAGGACTACGTCGACGTCGCCGTCTACTCCCCCCAGGCTCCCCTGGGCGAGGCCCTCCTCGGTGCCAAGAAGGGCGAGACCGTCGCCTTCGAGGCCCCGACCGGCAAGACCCTGCAGGTCGTCGTGCTGGGCGCGACGCCGTACACGGACTGATCGAGCCGTCGGGCGGGCGGTGAGCTGGCGACCATCCACGGACGTGGACCGGTCGCTATCCCACCGCCACCCCGAGCCGCCGTGGTCCCGACCGCTACTCCAGGACCCGGTAGCCCCGTTCGCGCAGCCGTGTCTTGACCAGCTCGGCGTGCGGCTCGCCGCGGGTCTCGAGCTGCAGGTGCACGTCGACCTCGTCGAGGTGCAGCGACGGCGAGATGCGCTCGTGGAAGACCTCGAGCACGTTGGCGCCGGTCTCGCCGACCTCGGCGAGCAGCAGCGCGAGGCCACCGGGCACGTCGGGGATGTTGACGTTGAGGTTGAGGTAGCGCCCCGCCGCGGCCATGCCGTGCTGGATCACCTTGCCGAGCAGGATCGGGTCGATGTTGCCGCCGGAGAGGACCGCCACCGCCGGGGTGCGGTAGTCCGTGGGGCGCGACATCATGGCCGCCACGGCGGCCGCGCCGGCCGGCTCGACGATCATCTTGGCGCGCTCGACGAGCGCCAGCAGCGCCCGTGACATCTCCTCCTCGGTCACGGTGACGATCTCGTCGACGTGATCGCGTACGGCGGCGAAGGTCAGCTCGCCGGGGAGCCCGACGGCGATGCCGTCGGCGATCGTCTTCATCTGCGTCAGGGGCACCGGGGCCCCGGTGGCGAGGGAGCCGGGGTAGGCCGCGGCGCCCTTGGCCTGGACGCCGATGACGCTCACCTCGGGACGCAGCGCCTTGATGGCCACGGCGATCCCGGCGAGCAGCCCGCCGCCACCGGTCGGTACGACGACGGTCTCGACGTCGGGCACCTGCTCGAGGATCTCGAGCCCGACCGTGCCCTGGCCGGCCATCACGTCGAGGTGGTCGAAGGGGTGGATCAGGACGGCGCCGGTCTCCTCGGAGAACCGCCGGGCCGCGATCAGTGCGTCCTCGAGGTAGCGGCCGTGGAACACGACGTCGGCGCCGTACCCGCGGGTGGCCTTCTCCTTGGGGATGGGCGCCCCCTCGGGCATGAACACGGTGGCCTTGATGCCGAGCCGCTGGGCCGCGAGCGCGACCC
The Nocardioides plantarum genome window above contains:
- the mca gene encoding mycothiol conjugate amidase Mca; amino-acid sequence: MAQDSRTTPPRAGYRLMHVHAHPDDESSKGAASTAKYVAEGVDVHVVTCTGGERGSILNPKMDRPDVLANITEIRRQEMERARDILGVRQDWLGFVDSGWPEGDPKPPLPEGCFALVPLEEATERLVRFIRSFRPHVMTTYDERGGYPHPDHIRCHEVGVAAFEAAADPERFPDAGEPWQVLKLYYHHGWSYPKITAIHQAMLDHGLESPYEERLKEWVHEPDWDKRVTTKVECGDYFGVRDQALLAHATQIDPDGFWFSIPREIQTSVWPTEDYELVTSHVESTLPEDDLFAGVVLTEDPSGTLEP
- a CDS encoding DUF4307 domain-containing protein; the protein is MTTTDLAARYGAPAPWRTRVLLGAIAVVVLGFGGWLGWATLLQANPDVASGDLTFTIVDDGTAVARFTVDLSDDTVEATCTVKAYAEDHSLVGSASFRPEPGPGDVVEQVVRTERRATSVELVGCTAPGQNRPR
- the greA gene encoding transcription elongation factor GreA, with translation MSQSTEQSSTIWLTAGAHEKLKAELDHLKGPVREEIVTRISEARDEGDLKENGGYHAAREEQGKNEGTIRQLEAVLLKAVSDQPADDDVVAVGKVVTYKFEGDDDDEAETFLLGARENEDYVDVAVYSPQAPLGEALLGAKKGETVAFEAPTGKTLQVVVLGATPYTD
- the ilvA gene encoding threonine ammonia-lyase gives rise to the protein MSSADLPPTIGLTDIEAARRVLDGITIETPMEESRWLSSVVGGPVWLKCENLQRTGSFKARGAYVRISRLSANERARGVVAASAGNHAQGVALAAQRLGIKATVFMPEGAPIPKEKATRGYGADVVFHGRYLEDALIAARRFSEETGAVLIHPFDHLDVMAGQGTVGLEILEQVPDVETVVVPTGGGGLLAGIAVAIKALRPEVSVIGVQAKGAAAYPGSLATGAPVPLTQMKTIADGIAVGLPGELTFAAVRDHVDEIVTVTEEEMSRALLALVERAKMIVEPAGAAAVAAMMSRPTDYRTPAVAVLSGGNIDPILLGKVIQHGMAAAGRYLNLNVNIPDVPGGLALLLAEVGETGANVLEVFHERISPSLHLDEVDVHLQLETRGEPHAELVKTRLRERGYRVLE